A stretch of the Buchananella sp. 14KM1171 genome encodes the following:
- the secE gene encoding preprotein translocase subunit SecE, whose protein sequence is MSEAKKGQEQSVAQRRGFFARIALFIRQVIAELKKVVTPSRDELWTYFLVVVVFVLAVMAFVGVLDFIFNQLAKLVFG, encoded by the coding sequence ATGAGCGAGGCGAAGAAGGGCCAAGAGCAGTCGGTCGCGCAGCGCCGTGGCTTTTTCGCTCGCATCGCACTGTTCATCCGCCAGGTGATCGCTGAACTCAAGAAGGTCGTAACCCCGTCTCGTGACGAGCTGTGGACCTACTTCCTGGTAGTGGTCGTGTTCGTGCTGGCCGTCATGGCCTTCGTCGGTGTTCTGGACTTCATCTTCAACCAGCTGGCCAAGCTCGTCTTTGGCTGA
- the nusG gene encoding transcription termination/antitermination protein NusG — protein sequence MTANANPFEPLADEVLDDVAVEPVADEAEVVADVEVAEVDDVAADAPAEEAESEVEAVDPVELFRENLRSLPGDWYVIHSYAGFERKVKANLETRIANFEMEDYIFQVEVPMEEVVELKADNKKKTISRIRIPGYVLVRMDLTDEAWRLVKETPAVTGFVGDARNPVPLSEDEVMNMFDPLIKAAVREHQKTLDSVSAEDQAAAAPDVFIDLEVGEIVKVIDGPFEDQMAEVSEIHLEARKLTVLVTIFERQTPVELSFGQVEKVTN from the coding sequence GTGACTGCCAATGCAAACCCCTTTGAGCCCCTTGCTGATGAGGTGCTGGACGACGTCGCGGTTGAGCCCGTTGCTGACGAGGCCGAGGTTGTTGCCGACGTCGAGGTAGCCGAGGTGGACGACGTTGCCGCCGACGCTCCTGCCGAGGAGGCGGAGAGCGAAGTTGAGGCCGTTGACCCGGTGGAGCTGTTCCGCGAGAACCTGCGCTCCCTGCCCGGTGACTGGTACGTGATTCACTCCTACGCCGGTTTCGAGCGCAAGGTGAAGGCGAACCTGGAGACCCGCATCGCCAACTTCGAGATGGAGGACTACATCTTCCAGGTCGAGGTGCCGATGGAAGAGGTCGTGGAGCTCAAGGCCGACAACAAGAAGAAGACGATCTCCCGGATCCGCATCCCCGGCTACGTGCTGGTGCGCATGGACCTGACCGACGAGGCCTGGCGCCTGGTCAAGGAGACCCCGGCCGTCACCGGTTTCGTGGGTGACGCTCGCAACCCCGTCCCGCTGAGCGAGGACGAGGTCATGAACATGTTTGACCCGCTGATCAAGGCTGCGGTGCGCGAGCACCAGAAGACCCTGGACAGCGTCTCCGCTGAGGACCAGGCTGCCGCCGCCCCGGACGTGTTCATCGACCTGGAGGTCGGCGAGATCGTCAAGGTCATCGACGGTCCGTTCGAGGACCAGATGGCGGAGGTCTCCGAGATTCACCTGGAGGCTCGCAAGCTGACGGTGCTGGTGACGATCTTCGAGCGTCAGACGCCGGTGGAGCTGAGCTTCGGCCAGGTGGAGAAGGTCACGAACTGA
- the rplK gene encoding 50S ribosomal protein L11, whose translation MPPKKKVTGLIKLQIQAGAANPAPPVGPALGQHGVNIMEFCKAYNAATESQRGNVIPVEITVYEDRSFTFVTKTPPAAELIKKAAGVQKGSATPHASKVATLSAAQVREIAETKLPDLNANDVDAAAKIIAGTARSMGVTVTD comes from the coding sequence ATGCCCCCGAAGAAGAAGGTCACCGGCCTCATTAAGCTGCAGATTCAGGCCGGTGCAGCCAACCCGGCGCCGCCCGTGGGTCCCGCCCTCGGTCAGCACGGTGTGAACATCATGGAGTTCTGCAAGGCCTACAACGCTGCCACCGAGTCTCAGCGCGGCAACGTTATCCCGGTCGAGATCACGGTTTACGAGGACCGCTCGTTCACCTTCGTGACCAAGACCCCGCCGGCCGCGGAGCTCATCAAGAAGGCCGCCGGTGTGCAGAAGGGTTCTGCGACCCCGCACGCCTCGAAGGTTGCCACCCTGTCCGCCGCTCAGGTCCGCGAGATCGCGGAGACCAAGCTGCCCGACCTCAACGCTAACGACGTGGACGCTGCCGCGAAGATCATCGCCGGCACCGCGCGCTCCATGGGCGTGACCGTTACCGACTGA
- the rplA gene encoding 50S ribosomal protein L1, whose protein sequence is MVKRSKSYRAAAEKIHAGVLYTPLEAVRLAKGQSAKFDPTVEVVFRLGVDPRKADQMVRGTVNLPHGTGKTARVIVFAVGERAEQALAAGADEVGGDELIAKVAGGWTDFDAAVATPDLMGKVGRLGRVLGPRGLMPNPKTGTVTMDVAKAVTDIKGGRIEFRVDKHSNLHFIIGKASFSEEQLVENYAAAMEEILRLKPATSKGRYMVKGTMTTTMGPGIPLDITKTRNLLASDAS, encoded by the coding sequence ATGGTAAAGCGCAGCAAGAGCTACCGCGCCGCAGCGGAGAAGATCCACGCCGGCGTGCTCTACACCCCCCTGGAGGCCGTGCGCCTGGCCAAGGGCCAGAGCGCTAAGTTCGACCCCACCGTCGAGGTTGTCTTCCGCCTCGGCGTTGACCCCCGTAAGGCTGACCAGATGGTGCGTGGCACCGTCAACCTGCCGCACGGTACGGGTAAGACCGCCCGCGTGATCGTCTTCGCCGTTGGTGAGCGTGCCGAGCAGGCCCTCGCCGCCGGCGCCGACGAGGTGGGCGGCGACGAGCTGATCGCCAAGGTCGCCGGTGGCTGGACGGACTTCGACGCCGCCGTGGCCACCCCGGACCTGATGGGCAAGGTGGGTCGCCTGGGTCGCGTGCTGGGTCCGCGTGGCCTCATGCCGAACCCGAAGACCGGCACCGTGACGATGGACGTGGCCAAGGCCGTCACCGACATCAAGGGTGGCCGCATCGAGTTCCGTGTGGACAAGCACTCCAACCTGCACTTCATCATCGGTAAGGCTTCCTTCTCCGAGGAGCAGCTGGTGGAGAACTACGCGGCTGCGATGGAGGAGATCCTGCGCCTGAAGCCGGCCACCTCCAAGGGCCGCTACATGGTCAAGGGCACCATGACCACCACGATGGGTCCGGGTATCCCGCTGGACATCACGAAGACCCGCAACCTGCTCGCCTCGGACGCCTCCTGA
- a CDS encoding response regulator transcription factor, translating into MRVLIVDPSIVVRAGLRELLSRCADDLSIYEARDCSQAMRVAGEVMPDMVLLDFSPDLVELFRCLQELARTASVIMITEHHEQALIERAMASGATGCLVLGKLNLRQVSDAIAAAQRRRLSRLRQPNAQAVVQPELPQRVNNKIRLLLTRREAEVLQLASSGLTNAQIAERLFLSLRTVRNYLNSAYPKLRVHNRAQAVAAWRAGETTLPSGPIRGGELGLGGVSHPGAPNLTPRRF; encoded by the coding sequence ATGCGGGTGCTCATTGTGGACCCGTCGATCGTTGTACGTGCTGGGCTGCGAGAACTCCTCTCCCGTTGCGCTGACGATCTCTCCATCTACGAGGCGCGCGACTGCTCCCAGGCCATGCGCGTCGCGGGCGAGGTCATGCCCGACATGGTGCTGCTCGACTTCAGCCCCGACCTGGTGGAGCTCTTCCGCTGCCTGCAGGAGTTGGCGCGCACGGCCTCGGTCATCATGATCACCGAGCACCACGAGCAGGCCCTCATCGAGCGGGCGATGGCCTCGGGCGCCACCGGCTGCCTGGTGTTGGGCAAGCTGAATCTGCGCCAGGTTAGCGACGCGATCGCCGCGGCCCAGCGTCGCCGCCTGTCCCGTCTGCGTCAGCCGAACGCGCAGGCGGTGGTGCAGCCCGAGTTGCCGCAGCGCGTGAACAACAAGATTCGTCTGCTGCTCACCCGGCGCGAGGCGGAGGTGCTGCAGCTGGCCTCCTCTGGCCTGACGAACGCCCAGATTGCGGAGCGGCTCTTCCTGTCGCTGCGCACCGTGCGCAACTACCTCAACTCGGCCTACCCCAAGCTGCGCGTGCACAACCGCGCGCAGGCCGTGGCCGCGTGGCGGGCCGGCGAGACCACGCTGCCGAGCGGTCCGATCCGGGGCGGCGAGCTTGGTCTGGGTGGCGTCTCCCACCCCGGCGCCCCGAACCTGACTCCGCGCCGCTTCTAG
- the rplJ gene encoding 50S ribosomal protein L10, whose protein sequence is MARPDKAATIAELAERFRDANAVLLTEYRGLTVAEMSKLRRSLAGVASFAVVKNTLAAIAAKEAGLEIIADELVGPSAIAFVTGEPVEAAKALREFSKTNDKLVIKAGVLEGALLSKDGVLKLADLESREVLLAKSAGVLKAALYQAAYMFTAPASKAVRTVEALREKQAGEA, encoded by the coding sequence ATGGCGAGGCCTGACAAGGCAGCAACGATTGCTGAGCTCGCGGAGCGTTTCCGCGACGCGAACGCCGTTTTGCTGACCGAATACCGGGGGCTCACGGTTGCTGAGATGTCCAAGCTGCGTCGCTCCCTGGCGGGTGTGGCCAGCTTCGCGGTCGTGAAGAACACGCTGGCTGCTATCGCGGCCAAGGAGGCCGGTCTCGAGATCATCGCTGATGAGCTCGTTGGCCCCTCCGCCATCGCATTCGTCACCGGTGAGCCGGTGGAGGCTGCGAAGGCGCTGCGCGAGTTCTCCAAGACCAACGACAAGCTCGTTATCAAGGCCGGTGTCCTGGAGGGTGCTCTGCTCTCCAAGGATGGCGTGCTCAAGCTTGCCGACCTGGAGTCCCGCGAGGTTCTGCTGGCGAAGTCCGCTGGCGTCCTCAAGGCTGCCCTTTACCAGGCTGCCTACATGTTCACCGCACCTGCCTCCAAGGCTGTGCGCACCGTCGAGGCCCTGCGCGAAAAGCAGGCTGGCGAAGCCTGA
- the rplL gene encoding 50S ribosomal protein L7/L12 yields MAKLTPAELIDAFKELTLIELSEFVKQFEETFEVTAAAPAAVAVAAAPAAGDAPAAEEKDSFDVILAAHGDKKIQVIKEVRALTSLGLKEAKELVDGAPKPVLEGVDKDTAEKAKAQLEEAGATVELK; encoded by the coding sequence ATGGCGAAGCTCACCCCCGCCGAGCTCATCGACGCTTTCAAGGAGCTCACCCTCATCGAGCTGTCTGAGTTCGTGAAGCAGTTCGAGGAGACCTTCGAGGTCACCGCTGCCGCCCCGGCCGCCGTTGCCGTGGCTGCTGCCCCGGCCGCCGGCGACGCCCCGGCCGCCGAGGAGAAGGACTCCTTCGACGTCATCCTCGCCGCTCACGGCGACAAGAAGATCCAGGTCATCAAGGAGGTGCGCGCCCTCACCTCCCTCGGCCTGAAGGAGGCCAAGGAGCTGGTTGACGGCGCCCCGAAGCCGGTCCTCGAGGGTGTTGACAAGGACACCGCTGAGAAGGCCAAGGCTCAGCTGGAGGAGGCTGGCGCCACCGTCGAGCTCAAGTGA